The Aeromonas encheleia genomic sequence GAGCTGCTCGATACCCTGGCCGCCTTCCCCTGTGACTACCCGCTGGATCGCCACATCAGCCTCGGCATCGTCAGCCACCCCTTCCTGCCGAAGGCGGCGACCGCGCTCGACCACCACGGCCTGTTCGACCTCTGCTATCTGGCGCTGTCAGGGGCCATGCAGCTCAGTGAAAAACACCGCCAAAGCGTCTGGTTGGAGCTGGCCGCCATCGATTGCCAACAGGCCGCGTTTTTTAATGGCGATGTGTGGCAATGCTGCTTGATGGCAATTGACAAGGGACTGGTAAAAGTAAATTCTTCTCATGAAAAGCAATGGGTTAATTGGCTTCAGCTTTCACGGACGAAAGTGCCGGACAACCCATGACATTAGGTACTCAACGGGGTCTTTCATTGGCTTACTGTTGCTGGACGATACAAAAACGATAATGAACAGGGCGACCTGAATAATGAATGACATCGCTGCCGTAACAGGACAACTGGCAAGACTCAGGGAATCCCTCCAGCAAAAACAGCAGGAGCTCGATGGCATGGCCACGTTCTCCGATGCCGAGCGCACCCGCAGCATCCAGTTCATCGGCAAGCTGATGCAGGCCTGCCGCGGTCACGATCGTGAACTGGACAACCGGCTCGCCAAGCTCAAGCAGAAACTCGATGGCAATCCCCCGCTCTCGTCGCTGGATGGGGATCTGGCCGCCATCGAGAAGCTGCTGCAGCAACACGGCAGCGCGCTGGAGGAGTCCATCAGCCTGACCCAGGCCACCATAGAACTGGGCAGCAAGCAGCTCAAGTCCATCAAGGGCTTCCCGGAAGAGACCCGCCGCTCGCTCAAGGAGTTCCTGACGAGCCCCGAAGGCTATGGCATCGGCGATCACCAGAAGAAGGTGGTCCGTCTGCTGGAGTTCTACCAGCAGGCCATCAAGATCCAGCTGCTGCCGACCCAGCCGCTGCTCACCCCGACGCAGGGGGCGGCCACCGATCTGGCGGCGCCCGGTCCCATGGATCCCTTCGATGTGAAGGCCCACGCCCAGATTGCCGACGAGTTGCAGCGGCTCATCACCGAGCTCGACTTCGCCGGTGCCGTGGGCGAGAGCCTGGCGGACATCCGCCGCCAGCTGCTGGGGGGCATCACGCCGCCGCTGCTGGCCGAGATCTGCCTGCAGATCATCGAGCTCATCATCGAGGGCACCCGGGAGGAGCGTAAGTCCTCCCAGGCCTTCCTCAGCACCCTCAACGAGAGCCTGTCGGCGGTCCATTTCAGCTTCACCGAATCCCTCGACGAGGGTCGGGCGCTGCAAAATGCCACCCTGCTCAGCGGCCAGGCGCTCGATCGGGAGCTGGAGGCCATCGATCACACCCTGGCCAGGCACAACTCCCCCATGGAGCTCAAGGGCGCCATCGCTGGCCACCTGGACACCATTCGCCACCTGCAGCAGGACAGGGAAACCATGGCCAGCCGTGAGCGCCATCTGCTCACCCACCTGTCCAACATGGAAGCCAAGCTGCGGCTGATGAAGGAGGAGACCGCCGAGTACAAGAAGCGGCTCACCATCCAGAAGCACAAGCTGTTCCTCGACAGCCTGACCCAGGTCCACAATCGGGCGGCGCTCGACGAGCGGCTCGAACTGGAATACAAGCGCTGGCTGCGTTACAGCACCCCGCTGTGCCTGGCCATCATCGACATCGACCACTTCAAGAACATCAACGACAACTACGGCCACATGGCCGGTGACAAGGCGCTGAAGGTGGTCGCCAAGGCCCTGCAGAGCGCCTTGCGTGATACCGATTTCATCGCTCGCTTCGGCGGAGAGGAGTTCGTGGTGCTGCTGCCGAACATCAACCCGGACAAGTACCAGAAACCGCTGGAAAACCTGCGTCAGACCATCAAGAGCATCCCGTTCCGGTTTAGGGACGCCAGGGTCGAGATCACCATCTCCATCGGCGCCACCCTATTTCGCGAAGGGGATCACACCACTGATGCGTTCGAGCGGGCCGACAAGGCGCTCTACAGCTCCAAAAATCTGGGGCGGGATCAGGTCAATCTGGCCTGAACCCGGCCTGACCGCTGGCTAAAAAACCGGCAAACGCACTCCAGCCCTATTCCCCTGCCCCACCGCTTGCCTCTACTATCGAAATCGAGGGATGTCACGGCATCCCGTTTTCTCCCCAGGGAAAGCACAACGATAACAAGACGAGTGAAGGGGAACTTATGATTACGCACATCAATCCTGTCGGCAGCATGGACTTGCTGTCCCAACTCGAGGTGGATCGCCTCAAGCAGACCGCCTCCAGCGATATCTATCAACTGTTTCGCAACTGCTCGCTGGCGGTGCTCAACTCCGGCAGCCACACCGACAGCTCCAAAGAGATACTGGAGCGCTTCAAGTCTTTCGACATTCATGTGATCCGGCGCGAGCGCGGGGTCAAACTCGAGCTGTTCAATGCACCCGAGCACGCCTTCGTCGATGGCGAGATCATCCGCGGCATCCAGGAGCATCTGTTCTCCGTGCTGCGGGACATCCTCTACGTCTCGGCCCAGCTGGAGTCGAACCGCCAGGTCAATCTGACCAACGCCACCCACCTCTCCAACCTGGTGTTCGCCATACTGCGCAACGCCAAGGCGATCCTGCCGGGGGCGGATCCCAACCTGGTAGTGTGCTGGGGCGGCCACTCCATCAACGAGATCGAGTACCAGTACACCCGCTCGGTGGGCAGTGAGCTGGGGCTGAGGGAGCTGAACATCTGCACCGGTTGCGGCCCGGGCGCCATGGAGGGTCCCATGAAGGGGGCCGCCGTCGGCCACGCCAAGCAGCGGGTACGCAACGGCCGCTATGTCGGCCTCACCGAGCCGTCCATCATCGCCGCCGAGCCGCCCAACCCCATCGTCAACGAGCTGGTGATCCTGCCGGACATCGAGAAGCGGCTGGAGGCCTTCGTACGCCTGGGCCACGGCATCATCATCTTCCCCGGTGGGGTCGGTACCGCCGAGGAGCTGCTCTACCTGCTCGGCATCATGATGCACCCGGCCAACGAGCGCCAACCCATCCCCATCATACTGACTGGTCCCAAGGAGAGTGCCGACTACTTCCGCGCCATCGACGACTTCGTCAAGGCGACCCTGGGGGAACCGGCCACCCGCCTCTACCGGATCATCATCGGCGATGCGCCCGAGGTGGCTCGCGTCATGAAGGAGGCCATGCCCAAGATCCGCGAATACCGCAAGTCTGTCGGGGATGCCTACTCCTTCAACTGGTCCTTGCGGATCGAGCCGGAGTTCCAGCTGCCATTCGAGCCGGATCACGCCAGCATGGCCAGCCTGGATCTGCACCGCAACCAGCCACCCCAGCTGCTGGCTGCCAACCTGCGCCGCGCCTTCTCCGGCATAGTCGCCGGCAACGTGAAGGAAGGGGGCATCCGCGCCATCGAGAAGAAGGGCCCCTTCAAGCTGCACGGTGACAAGGAGCTGATGCACCTGATGGACCGGCTGCTGGAGAGTTTCGTCAGACAGCAACGGATGAAGCTGCCCGGCAGCCAATACATCCCCTGCTACGAGATAGTAAAGTAAGCGGCGAGCTGACGGCACTGCGCCGATCATGACAGTAGGGGCACCCGGGTGCCCCTCTCTCCCCCAGCACATGAAGGGCTACCATGACGCCCGTCCCTTGTTACAATGGGCCGTCCCGACTTCCAAGAGCGCCCCATGTCAAACCTCAGGCCACACCTGCTCATCATCGATGCCCTCAACCTCATCCGTCGTCTGCATGCGGTCCAGGCCCAGCAGGCGCTGACCCCGGCCCAGGCCTTGCTCGCCACCCGCGCCAATCTCATCAACACCTGCAAGAAGCTGCTGGCCAGCAGCGAGCCGACCCACGTCATAGCGGTGTTTGACGGCGAGGTGCACAGCTGGCGCAAGGAGATCTATCCGGCCTACAAGGAGGGGCGCACCCCCATGCCAGCCGAGCTGCGCGACGGGCTGGCCGACCTGCAGGATGCCTTCTGGGAGTGCGGCGTGGATGCCCTGCTCTCCCAGACCGACGAGGCGGACGATCTTATCGCCACCTTAGCCAGCGGGATTGCCCAGCACGGAGCCAGGGCCACCATCATCTCCACCGACAAGGGGTTCTGCCAGCTCATCTGCCCGCAGATCCAGATCCGGGACCATTTCAACAAGCGCTGGCTGGATGCGGCCTTCGTGCAGCAGCAATATGGCGTCACCCCCGACCAGCTGGTGGACTTCTGGGCCCTGACCGGCATCGGCGGCTCCAACATCAAGGGGGTGCCGGGCATAGGCCCCAAGACCGCCACCGCGTTATTGCTGCAACATGGCAACCTGGCCGCCCTGCTCAGCGCCTGCCAGCAGGAAGAGGCCGGCAAGCCCCTGCTCAAGTTGCGCCAGCATCAGGATGAGGCGCTGCTGGCCCAGCGGCTGGTGCGCCTGCAGCGGGATATTCCGCTCGGCTTCAACCTGCGGGAGATACGCTACCCACCGCAAGCCGGTGAATGAGGCAGGCCGTCAGCACGCTGCATCCGATGGTGCGGCTCCTGTTGACATAAGTGGGATGAATGTAAAGAAACATGGAGGATGTGGTGCAAAAATGGTATAAAACAGCCGAATCCTCCCCCTCTGTTCCCTAGAAGTGGATACCTCTCATGTCAAAAAGAAAAATTACCGTCATTCCGGGCGACGGCATAGGCCCCAGCATCATCGAATCCGCCATCCAGATCCTGACTCACGCCGGTTGTGACTTTGACTACGACTACGCCGATGCCGGCCTGGTCGCACTGGAGAAGCACGGCGAGCTGCTGCCCCAGGCCACGCTGGATCTGATCGAGAAGAACAAGGTCAGCCTGAAGGGCCCGCTCACCACTCCGGTCGGCGGTGGTTTTACCTCCATCAACGTCTCCCTGCGCAAGAAGTTCAACCTCTACGCCAACGTGCGCCCTGTCATCTCCTTCAAGGGCACCCGCAGCCGTTACGACAACATCGACATCATCACTGTGCGTGAGAACACCGAGGGCATGTACTCGGGTGCGGGCCAGAAGCGCAGCGATGACAACCAGAGCGCCGAGGCGATGAGCATCATCACCCGTGACGGCGCCGAGCGCATCGTCACCTTCGCCTTCGAGCTGGCCCGCCAGGAAGGCCGCAAGAAGGTCACCATCATCCACAAGGCCAACATCCTCAAGTCCACCTCAGGCCTGTTCCTGGAAGTGGCACGCGAGGTCGCCGCCCGTTATCCGGATATCCAGAACGAGGAGATGATCGTCGACGCCGCCTGCATGAACCTGGTGATGTACCCGGAGCGGTTCGATGTGATGGTCACCACCAACCTGTTCGGCGACATCCTCTCGGATCTCTGTGCCGGTCTGGTCGGCGGACTGGGCATGGCCCCTGGTGCCAACATCGGCGAGGGTGCCGCCATCTTCGAAGCGGTACACGGCTCGGCGCCGGATATCGCCGGCAAGAACATCGCCAACCCGACCTCGGTGATCCTTGCCTCCATCCAGATGCTGGAATATCTCGGCATGCAGGACAAGGCCGAGCGCATCCGCGAGGCGGTGCGTTCGACCATAGAGTCAGGTGATCGGGTGACGCGGGATCTGGGGGGCAGCGCCTCCACCAGCGAATTTACCCAGGCCATCATCGACCGTCTGTAAATACGCCTAACCATATGATTTTAAAAGGGAGCCTCGGCTCCCTTTGTTTTATACCGGATCCCCCTACCTCCCTCGTCAGATGAATACTATGTTCATATGAGGGATAAGGAGATCCACTATGCGTGCTACGTTCATCTTGCTGATCTTCAGCAGCAGTGCCATGGCATTAGACAGACCCATCGACAACGCCTGGTTGACGCCACCGCCCCAGAGCGCTCAACCGGCCGCGCAAGTCTGGCAGTCCACTATCGATACCAACGACCTGCTCAAGGCTCCCAAACAGCTCTCGTTTGGCGTGGACATCATGACCGACAGCAATGGCGCCCAGCAGATCACCCCCTACCAGAAACTGAACCTGACGGCCGAGAAGAGCGTGAGTCTCTCCTTCGAAAAGCACAAACCCAGGATCAAGTTCAACGCCGGCGGCATCAACACGGCGGTCAAGCTGAGGGGGGATGGGGTCAAGATGCAGTTCAACCCGACCGACAAGACCATACCGCTGCAGGTAGAGCTCAAGATCACGGATGACGAGTCCATGATGCGCTTCGACTACCGTTTCTAAGAGAACCGCATAACAAAAAACCGGACGGGTATACCCGTCCGGTTCTGTTTTGCCGTCACGATGACTGCGAGAGTGCTATCCCGAGGTCAGACCTTGGGCTCCAGCTTGGAGACCCAGTACTTGTTGTAGACGTGCACCGTGATCTCTTCCCGATCGTGATAGAGCTGCTTGGCCTGGATCACGAACGCATTGTCGATCTCCTTGAGCAGGCCACGCAACACCTCTATGTTGTGCACCGCCTCGGCATAGCGCTTCTTCATCGGCAGCTTGAGGTTGAACATGGCCTCCTGGCAGTCGTTCTCGCGGAACCAGTCGGCGATCATGTGGGTCACCCGTGCCGGCTTCTCCACCATGTCGCACACCAGCCAGTAGATGTTCTTCTTGCTGGGACGCCAGACGAAGCCGTCATCGCGCAGGTGTTTGACCTGACCTGTGTCCATCAGGGACGGGGCCATGGTGCCGTTATCCACCGCGGTCACCATCATGCCGCGACGCACCAGCTGATAAGTCCAGCCACCCGGGCAGGCGCCCAGATCGACGGCCTTCATGCCGGAGGTGAGGCGCAGATCCCACTCTTCCTTGGGCACGAACACATAGAAGGCCTCTTCCAGCTTGAGGCTGGAGCGGCTCGGTGCATCCGGCGGGCAGCGCAGACGCGGAATGCCCATGTGGAATTCGGAGTTGTTGAACGAGTAGGAGTAACCAATCAGCAGGTGATCGTTGGCCATGAAGAAGGCGTGGAACACCGGACGGTGCGGCGTCTCCTTCTTGGTCAGCAACTCGTTGCTGCGCAGCGCCTGGCGCAGCGGCACTGTGAACTTGCGGCAGAAGGCCGACAACTCTTTCGCTTCGTTGGTGTCGGCGGTCTCGACCCGCAGATCGCCACAGATGGTGTAGCCGCTGGCCGCCTCTATGATGGGCGAGATCCGATCGGACAGATCCAGATCCTTCAGCTCATGGGTCACCACCAGCATCTGGCGGATGAAGATAAGCTCCTTGAACGGCAGCTTGCGGGCCAGCAGATCGGCCTGCTCCTCGTCATACAACTCGAAAATCACATAGCCGCTGTCGTCCTTGACCCGGGCGAAACCGTAACACTGCATGCTACTGGCACGTTCGGTGATCTCTGCCGCCGCCTCTTTCTCAAAACCGGGGCGGCAATAAAGCAGCAGATTATTCATTCTTTCCTCCAAGACGACAGCCAGCCCATATCAGAGCCGTCCATCCCAACATAAAACAGAGGCCACCGGCCGGGGTGATGAGCCCCAGCCCCTTGCTGCCAAGCAGCACCATGGCATAAATACTGCCGGAGAATCCCAGGATCCCCAGCACAAAGGCGGTGCCAGCGAAGGTGATCACCTTGCTGCGCACACCGCACCAACCCAGGATCAACAGGGCCAGTGC encodes the following:
- a CDS encoding GGDEF domain-containing protein — encoded protein: MNDIAAVTGQLARLRESLQQKQQELDGMATFSDAERTRSIQFIGKLMQACRGHDRELDNRLAKLKQKLDGNPPLSSLDGDLAAIEKLLQQHGSALEESISLTQATIELGSKQLKSIKGFPEETRRSLKEFLTSPEGYGIGDHQKKVVRLLEFYQQAIKIQLLPTQPLLTPTQGAATDLAAPGPMDPFDVKAHAQIADELQRLITELDFAGAVGESLADIRRQLLGGITPPLLAEICLQIIELIIEGTREERKSSQAFLSTLNESLSAVHFSFTESLDEGRALQNATLLSGQALDRELEAIDHTLARHNSPMELKGAIAGHLDTIRHLQQDRETMASRERHLLTHLSNMEAKLRLMKEETAEYKKRLTIQKHKLFLDSLTQVHNRAALDERLELEYKRWLRYSTPLCLAIIDIDHFKNINDNYGHMAGDKALKVVAKALQSALRDTDFIARFGGEEFVVLLPNINPDKYQKPLENLRQTIKSIPFRFRDARVEITISIGATLFREGDHTTDAFERADKALYSSKNLGRDQVNLA
- the ppnN gene encoding nucleotide 5'-monophosphate nucleosidase PpnN yields the protein MITHINPVGSMDLLSQLEVDRLKQTASSDIYQLFRNCSLAVLNSGSHTDSSKEILERFKSFDIHVIRRERGVKLELFNAPEHAFVDGEIIRGIQEHLFSVLRDILYVSAQLESNRQVNLTNATHLSNLVFAILRNAKAILPGADPNLVVCWGGHSINEIEYQYTRSVGSELGLRELNICTGCGPGAMEGPMKGAAVGHAKQRVRNGRYVGLTEPSIIAAEPPNPIVNELVILPDIEKRLEAFVRLGHGIIIFPGGVGTAEELLYLLGIMMHPANERQPIPIILTGPKESADYFRAIDDFVKATLGEPATRLYRIIIGDAPEVARVMKEAMPKIREYRKSVGDAYSFNWSLRIEPEFQLPFEPDHASMASLDLHRNQPPQLLAANLRRAFSGIVAGNVKEGGIRAIEKKGPFKLHGDKELMHLMDRLLESFVRQQRMKLPGSQYIPCYEIVK
- the xni gene encoding flap endonuclease Xni; this encodes MSNLRPHLLIIDALNLIRRLHAVQAQQALTPAQALLATRANLINTCKKLLASSEPTHVIAVFDGEVHSWRKEIYPAYKEGRTPMPAELRDGLADLQDAFWECGVDALLSQTDEADDLIATLASGIAQHGARATIISTDKGFCQLICPQIQIRDHFNKRWLDAAFVQQQYGVTPDQLVDFWALTGIGGSNIKGVPGIGPKTATALLLQHGNLAALLSACQQEEAGKPLLKLRQHQDEALLAQRLVRLQRDIPLGFNLREIRYPPQAGE
- a CDS encoding isocitrate dehydrogenase: MSKRKITVIPGDGIGPSIIESAIQILTHAGCDFDYDYADAGLVALEKHGELLPQATLDLIEKNKVSLKGPLTTPVGGGFTSINVSLRKKFNLYANVRPVISFKGTRSRYDNIDIITVRENTEGMYSGAGQKRSDDNQSAEAMSIITRDGAERIVTFAFELARQEGRKKVTIIHKANILKSTSGLFLEVAREVAARYPDIQNEEMIVDAACMNLVMYPERFDVMVTTNLFGDILSDLCAGLVGGLGMAPGANIGEGAAIFEAVHGSAPDIAGKNIANPTSVILASIQMLEYLGMQDKAERIREAVRSTIESGDRVTRDLGGSASTSEFTQAIIDRL
- the rlmM gene encoding 23S rRNA (cytidine(2498)-2'-O)-methyltransferase RlmM — protein: MNNLLLYCRPGFEKEAAAEITERASSMQCYGFARVKDDSGYVIFELYDEEQADLLARKLPFKELIFIRQMLVVTHELKDLDLSDRISPIIEAASGYTICGDLRVETADTNEAKELSAFCRKFTVPLRQALRSNELLTKKETPHRPVFHAFFMANDHLLIGYSYSFNNSEFHMGIPRLRCPPDAPSRSSLKLEEAFYVFVPKEEWDLRLTSGMKAVDLGACPGGWTYQLVRRGMMVTAVDNGTMAPSLMDTGQVKHLRDDGFVWRPSKKNIYWLVCDMVEKPARVTHMIADWFRENDCQEAMFNLKLPMKKRYAEAVHNIEVLRGLLKEIDNAFVIQAKQLYHDREEITVHVYNKYWVSKLEPKV
- a CDS encoding DUF423 domain-containing protein; its protein translation is MQIHRHWLVLAGLFGLTATMLGAYGAHGLAATGIDAGRLAAFNTAVQYQFFHALALLILGWCGVRSKVITFAGTAFVLGILGFSGSIYAMVLLGSKGLGLITPAGGLCFMLGWTALIWAGCRLGGKNE